One window of Medicago truncatula cultivar Jemalong A17 chromosome 2, MtrunA17r5.0-ANR, whole genome shotgun sequence genomic DNA carries:
- the LOC11410731 gene encoding uncharacterized protein — MANVPMRFQRVMEAFDADVALSRGKLCSESSGSEHSPESSPDLSDLVLSFMEDSERSGEEKDVVARSKDCDGKGAEDVEEIGEWCDSEKNEILKGLFGGNEDVVDEDEKDAKERIRREVELAIGLLGSDSFPGFKRSLMSCLREKGFDAGLCKTKWEKKGKLTAGDYEYIDVNLSGKRYIIEVSLAAEFEIARPTNQYSSLLNIFPKIFVGKMEELKRIVRLMCSAIKGSMKKMDLHIPPWRRNLYMQTKWFSSYKRTTNAVATIKASSHFSVESFCPKKFMGFEARHVKAYNCRDDYVGINNGFRVGHLAAALNSDNFGL, encoded by the exons ATGGCTAATGTTCCTATGAGGTTTCAGAGAGTGATGGAAGCATTTGATGCTGATGTGGCACTATCACGTGGGAAGCTCTGCAGCGAGAGCAGTGGAAGCGAGCACTCTCCGGAGAGTTCACCTGATTTGTCTGATCTCGTGTTGTCTTTCATGGAAGACAGCGAAAGATCAGGGGAAGAAAAAGATGTTGTTGCTCGCAGCAAAGATTGTGATGGAAAGGGTGCTGAAGATGTTGAAGAAATTGGTGAATGGTGTGATAGTGAGAAGAATGAAATTTTGAAGGGATTGTTTGGTGGGAATGAAGATGTTGTTGATGAGGATGAAAAAGATGCTAAAGAAAGGATTAGAAGAGAGGTTGAGCTTGCAATTGGACTTCTTGGCAGTGATTCATTTCCTGGATTCAAACGTTCCTTGATGTCTTGCTTAAGGGAGAAAGGTTTTGATGCTG GGTTATGCAAAACCAAATGGGAAAAAAAGGGGAAATTAACAGCTGGGGACTATGAGTACATTGATGTCAATCTTTCAGGAAAACGTTACATAATCGAAGTTTCCCTTGCTGCTGAATTCGAAATAGCTCGACCAACAAACCAATATTCTTCTTTGCTAAATATTTTTCCAAAGATTTTTGTTGGTAAAATGGAAGAACTCAAGAGAATTGTGAGGCTAATGTGCTCTGCAATCAAAGGCTCAATGAAAAAAATGGACCTACACATACCACCATGGAGGAGAAATTTGTACATGCAAACCAAATGGTTTAGTTCTTACAAAAGAACAACCAATGCAGTTGCAACTATAAAAGCATCTTCACATTTTTCAGTTGAGTCTTTTTGTCCTAAAAAGTTTATGGGATTTGAAGCTCGACATGTGAAAGCATATAATTGTAGGGATGATTATGTGGGGATTAATAATGGGTTTAGGGTTGGTCATTTGGCTGCTGCTTTAAATTCTGATAACTTTGGATTGTAA
- the LOC11416645 gene encoding alkaline ceramidase, with protein MAETISSFWGPVTSTIECCEKNYAYSSYIAEFYNTISNIPTILLAFIGLINAFRQRFEKRFSVLHVSNMTLAFGSMLYHATLQHVQQQSDETPMVWEILLYMYILYSPDWHYRSTMPIFLFFYGAAFAVVHSFVRFDIGFKVHYVILCLLCIPRMYKYYIYTADVCAKWIAKLYVATLLLGSLFWLCDRVFCKEISQWPVNPQGHALWHVFMGLNSYFANTFLMFCRAQQRGWSPKFVRLFGVLPYVKIEKPKSQ; from the exons ATGGCAGAAACAATATCTAGCTTCTGGGGTCCAGTTACATCAACGATTGAGTGTtgtgaaaaaaattatgcatacTCTTCTTATATTGCAGAATTTTACAACACAATATCCAACATTCCGACCATTCTCTTGGCTTTCATTGGTCTTATAAATGCTTTTAGACAACGGTTTGAGAAAAGATTTAGTGTTCTTCATGTATCAAATATGACGCTTGCCTTTGGAAGCATGTTATACCATGCTACCTTACAACATGT GCAACAGCAGAGCGATGAAACACCTATGGTGTGGGAGATTCTGCTGTACATGTACATTCTCTACTCTCCAGATTGGCACTACCGTAGTACAATGCCCATCTTCCTATTTTTCTATGGTGCTGCTTTTGCCGTTGTCCATTCATTTGTCCGTTTCGACATTGGCTTCAAAGTCCATTATGTCATTCTCTGTCTCCTCTGCATTCCAAGAATGTACAAGTATTACATCTATACCGCAGATGTGTGCGCCAAGTGGATAGCAAAGCTATACGTAGCCACTCTTCTATTAGGAAGTTTGTTTTGGTTATGTGATCGAGTTTTCTGCAAGGAGATATCCCAATGGCCGGTTAATCCACAGGGTCATGCTTTATGGCATGTTTTCATGGGACTCAATTCCTACTTTGCAAACACATTCCTGATGTTTTGCCGTGCTCAACAACGTGGCTGGTCTCCGAAATTCGTTCGTTTATTCGGTGTTTTGCCATATGTGAAGATTGAGAAACCAAAAAGCCAATAA